In Serratia marcescens subsp. marcescens ATCC 13880, a single genomic region encodes these proteins:
- a CDS encoding sugar-binding transcriptional regulator, which yields MEKQTVSQDNELLTEIAVAYYQDEITQEEIAKKFGISRIKVGRLLKRAKEEGIVEINVRYHPVFSTRLEQQMMERFPISRALIALDHQDEEEQRRQVAALVSNYLAMSLKDDMVLAVGQGRNVAAIADHVGSVTERNCKFICGIGGTHRPGDAINADHISRRLAKKFGGSSETLYAPAYVENRALKDAFMQNGTIKETLDRARKADVALVGIGDMNENSYMVKLGWFTPHEIIDASLNQGVIGDIAGYDFFNAQGQHVDTVMNDRVIGLSIDELRKIPCVIAIASENTKALAILGALRTGAIDIIATSALNVRTILNMSQ from the coding sequence ATGGAAAAACAAACTGTGTCCCAGGATAACGAACTGCTGACCGAAATCGCCGTTGCTTATTATCAGGATGAGATCACGCAGGAAGAGATCGCCAAAAAATTCGGCATCTCACGGATCAAAGTCGGTCGTTTGCTCAAGCGCGCCAAGGAAGAAGGCATCGTCGAGATCAACGTGCGTTATCACCCGGTATTCAGCACCCGGCTGGAACAGCAGATGATGGAACGTTTTCCCATCAGCCGCGCGTTGATCGCGCTCGACCATCAGGACGAAGAGGAACAGCGTCGGCAGGTGGCGGCGCTGGTGTCCAACTATCTGGCGATGTCGCTGAAAGACGATATGGTGTTGGCGGTCGGCCAGGGACGCAACGTGGCCGCGATCGCCGATCACGTCGGCAGCGTGACGGAACGCAACTGCAAGTTCATCTGCGGCATCGGCGGCACCCACCGTCCGGGCGATGCGATCAACGCCGACCATATCAGTCGGCGCTTGGCGAAGAAGTTCGGCGGCAGCAGCGAGACGCTTTACGCGCCGGCCTACGTCGAAAATCGCGCGCTGAAAGACGCCTTCATGCAGAACGGTACGATCAAGGAAACGCTGGACCGCGCGCGTAAGGCCGATGTGGCGTTAGTCGGCATTGGCGACATGAATGAAAACAGCTATATGGTGAAATTGGGGTGGTTTACGCCGCACGAGATTATCGACGCCAGCCTTAATCAGGGCGTGATCGGCGACATCGCCGGCTATGACTTTTTCAATGCTCAGGGGCAGCATGTCGACACGGTGATGAATGACAGAGTGATCGGGCTGAGCATTGATGAGCTGCGCAAAATCCCTTGCGTGATCGCCATTGCTTCCGAGAATACCAAGGCGTTGGCGATTTTGGGCGCTTTGCGCACTGGCGCCATCGACATTATCGCCACCAGCGCGCTCAATGTGCGCACTATCCTCAACATGTCGCAATAG
- a CDS encoding lytic polysaccharide monooxygenase — protein MNKTSRTLLSLGLLSAAMFGVSQQANAHGYVESPASRAYQCKLQLNTQCGSVQYEPQSVEGLKGFPQAGPADGHIASADKSTFFELDQQTPTRWNKLNLKTGPNSFTWKLTARHSTTSWRYFITKPNWDASQPLTRASFDLTPFCQFNDGGAIPAAQVTHQCNIPADRSGSHVILAVWDIADTANAFYQAIDVNLSK, from the coding sequence ATGAACAAAACTTCCCGTACCCTGCTCTCTCTGGGCCTGCTGAGCGCGGCCATGTTCGGCGTTTCGCAACAGGCGAATGCTCACGGTTATGTCGAATCGCCGGCCAGCCGCGCCTATCAGTGCAAACTGCAGCTCAACACGCAGTGCGGCAGCGTGCAGTACGAACCGCAGAGCGTCGAAGGCCTGAAAGGCTTCCCACAGGCCGGCCCGGCTGACGGCCACATCGCCAGCGCCGACAAGTCCACCTTCTTCGAACTGGATCAGCAAACGCCGACGCGCTGGAACAAGCTCAACCTGAAAACCGGCCCGAACTCCTTTACCTGGAAGCTGACCGCCCGTCACAGCACCACCAGCTGGCGCTATTTCATCACCAAGCCGAACTGGGACGCTTCGCAGCCGCTGACCCGCGCTTCCTTTGACCTAACGCCGTTCTGCCAGTTCAACGACGGCGGCGCCATCCCTGCCGCACAGGTCACCCACCAGTGCAACATACCGGCAGATCGCAGCGGTTCGCACGTGATCCTTGCCGTGTGGGACATAGCCGACACCGCCAACGCCTTCTATCAGGCGATCGATGTCAACCTGAGCAAATAA
- a CDS encoding MFS transporter, which yields MLHGLIHRIGLSPKLLLGYAGVLVFMMGEGLEQGWLSPYLIGKGLSIQESALLFSVYGFAAAIAAWFSGVLAEIFTARRVMLAGLLLFLFGSVCFLTFGLPSNNLAIMVPTYALRGLGYPLFAYGFLVWVAYEAPPERLGSAVGIFWFVYSGGLSVLGVLYSSIMLPYLGEIHTLWSALIFVVLGAVIALMLNRDDGAAQRGNREKASLGYVLKGITIAFENPKIGLGGIVRTINTSAAYGFVVFMPMYMMDMGFTRTHWLQMYAALWTVNIIFNLIFGVISDGLGWRNVVMWFGCVGCALTTLMFYYVPQFFGANYLLTVCAAGLFGACLAAFVPLSAIMPSLAPDNKGAAMSILNLGAGLSTFVGPAVVGLFIGSLGAVGVIWIFTGLYLFSGVLMKFVTLPKESATAQEERGASLAKIS from the coding sequence ATTGGTCTGTCACCGAAACTGCTGCTGGGCTATGCCGGCGTGTTGGTGTTCATGATGGGCGAAGGGCTGGAACAAGGATGGCTGTCGCCTTATTTGATTGGCAAAGGGCTTAGCATTCAGGAATCGGCGCTGCTGTTCAGCGTTTATGGCTTTGCGGCCGCGATCGCCGCCTGGTTTTCCGGCGTGCTGGCGGAAATCTTTACCGCCCGGCGGGTGATGTTGGCCGGCCTGCTGCTGTTCTTGTTCGGTTCGGTGTGCTTTTTGACGTTCGGCCTGCCGAGCAACAACCTGGCGATCATGGTGCCGACCTATGCGCTGCGCGGCTTGGGCTATCCGCTATTTGCCTACGGTTTTCTGGTGTGGGTGGCGTATGAGGCGCCGCCGGAAAGGCTGGGGTCGGCGGTGGGGATTTTCTGGTTCGTCTACAGCGGCGGGCTCAGCGTGCTGGGCGTGCTGTATTCCAGCATCATGCTGCCTTATCTCGGCGAGATCCACACGCTGTGGAGCGCGCTGATTTTCGTCGTGCTGGGCGCGGTGATTGCGCTGATGCTCAATCGCGACGACGGCGCGGCACAGCGCGGCAACCGGGAAAAAGCGTCGCTGGGTTACGTCTTGAAGGGCATCACCATCGCGTTTGAAAACCCGAAGATTGGCCTGGGCGGCATCGTGCGCACCATTAATACCTCTGCGGCTTACGGCTTCGTCGTATTCATGCCCATGTACATGATGGATATGGGGTTCACCCGCACGCATTGGCTGCAGATGTACGCTGCGCTGTGGACGGTCAACATCATTTTCAACCTGATTTTCGGCGTGATCAGCGACGGGCTCGGCTGGCGCAATGTGGTGATGTGGTTCGGCTGCGTCGGCTGCGCCTTGACCACGCTGATGTTCTACTACGTGCCGCAATTCTTTGGCGCCAACTACCTGCTGACCGTGTGCGCCGCCGGGTTGTTCGGCGCCTGCCTGGCGGCGTTCGTGCCGCTGTCGGCCATCATGCCGTCGCTGGCGCCGGACAATAAGGGCGCGGCGATGTCGATTCTCAATCTGGGCGCCGGCCTGAGCACCTTTGTCGGCCCGGCGGTGGTGGGGCTGTTTATCGGCAGCCTCGGCGCCGTTGGCGTGATCTGGATCTTTACCGGCTTGTACCTGTTCAGCGGCGTGCTGATGAAATTTGTCACGCTGCCGAAAGAAAGCGCGACGGCGCAGGAAGAACGCGGCGCGAGTTTGGCGAAAATATCCTGA
- a CDS encoding SDR family oxidoreductase: MINHQTTAPRELSLQGKVALITGGAAGIGLAIAERYLQNGARVALLDRAPQVAEVARQLDAEAALGVVADVTDAASVERAVAQIEAHFGRLDVLVNSAGIVALHPAEELPETAWDATLAVNLKGVFLTCQAVGRRFISQRGGSIINLASQAGVVALPNHLAYCASKAGVIGLTQVLALEWGPHNVRVNAISPTVVLTELGRKAWSGEVAEQMKQKIPLRRFAEPQDIAASALFLAGDAAAMITGANLVVDGGYTIQ, from the coding sequence ATGATTAATCATCAAACTACGGCGCCGCGCGAGCTCTCGCTGCAGGGTAAGGTGGCGCTGATTACCGGCGGCGCTGCAGGGATCGGTCTCGCGATTGCCGAACGCTATCTGCAAAACGGCGCGCGCGTGGCGCTGCTCGATCGGGCGCCGCAGGTTGCGGAAGTGGCGCGACAGCTGGACGCCGAGGCGGCGCTGGGCGTCGTGGCCGACGTCACCGATGCCGCGTCGGTGGAGCGGGCGGTGGCGCAGATTGAGGCGCATTTCGGGCGGCTGGACGTGCTGGTCAACAGCGCCGGCATCGTCGCGCTGCATCCGGCCGAGGAGCTGCCGGAAACGGCGTGGGATGCAACCCTGGCGGTCAATCTGAAAGGCGTGTTTCTTACCTGCCAGGCGGTAGGGCGCCGTTTCATTAGTCAGCGCGGCGGCAGCATCATCAATCTCGCCTCGCAGGCCGGGGTGGTGGCTTTGCCTAATCACCTGGCCTATTGCGCCAGCAAAGCGGGCGTGATCGGGTTGACCCAGGTGCTGGCGCTGGAGTGGGGGCCGCACAACGTGCGGGTCAACGCCATTTCACCCACCGTGGTTTTGACGGAGTTGGGCCGTAAGGCCTGGTCTGGCGAGGTGGCTGAGCAGATGAAGCAGAAAATCCCGCTGCGGCGCTTTGCTGAGCCGCAAGATATCGCCGCCAGCGCCCTGTTTTTGGCCGGTGACGCGGCGGCGATGATCACCGGCGCCAACCTGGTGGTCGACGGCGGTTACACCATTCAATAA
- a CDS encoding dihydroxyacetone kinase subunit DhaK, producing MNRIINDPDHVVEDAIQGYRLAHPNYYAATDNARVLKYPPAPIAGKVGIVTGGGSGHEPAFLGYVGKNMLDAVAIGEIFSSPTAGAFLDAFKAADSGAGVACLYGNYAGDNMNVKMAIKKATAAGIRVKTVVANDDVASAPASERDKRRGVAGEILMWKVGAAAAAKGYDLDGVIGAAQKAIDRCRSIGVGLSSCTIPAVGKPNFHIEDGKMEIGIGHHGEPGIEVSPIQSASAMAGTMLDFVLNDMPLEQGQEVALLISGLGATPVMELYIYYAEIERRLTAKGVRVHRRYVGNYFTSLEMMGVTLTLMTLDDELKTLLDMPAQSLGLTQVE from the coding sequence ATGAACAGAATCATTAACGATCCCGATCACGTAGTGGAAGACGCCATTCAGGGCTACAGGCTGGCCCACCCGAACTATTACGCCGCCACCGACAATGCGCGGGTGTTGAAATATCCGCCTGCGCCGATCGCCGGCAAAGTGGGCATCGTCACCGGCGGCGGCTCCGGCCATGAGCCGGCGTTCCTGGGCTATGTCGGCAAAAACATGCTGGATGCCGTCGCGATTGGCGAGATTTTTTCATCGCCTACGGCGGGGGCTTTTCTCGACGCCTTCAAGGCGGCGGACAGCGGTGCGGGCGTCGCTTGCCTGTACGGCAACTACGCCGGCGACAACATGAACGTCAAGATGGCGATCAAGAAGGCCACGGCGGCCGGCATACGGGTGAAAACCGTGGTGGCCAACGATGACGTCGCCTCGGCGCCGGCCAGTGAGAGGGACAAGCGACGCGGCGTGGCCGGCGAAATTCTGATGTGGAAGGTCGGCGCGGCGGCGGCGGCCAAGGGATACGATCTGGACGGCGTGATCGGCGCGGCGCAAAAAGCCATCGACCGGTGTCGTTCGATCGGCGTCGGCCTCAGTTCCTGCACCATTCCCGCGGTCGGCAAACCCAATTTTCATATCGAAGACGGCAAGATGGAGATCGGCATCGGCCATCACGGCGAACCGGGCATTGAGGTATCGCCGATCCAGTCGGCGTCGGCGATGGCCGGCACCATGCTCGATTTTGTGCTCAACGATATGCCGTTGGAACAAGGCCAGGAGGTGGCGTTGCTGATCTCCGGGCTTGGCGCCACGCCGGTGATGGAGCTGTATATCTATTATGCCGAAATAGAGCGCCGGTTGACGGCGAAAGGCGTGCGGGTGCATCGGCGCTACGTCGGCAATTACTTCACGTCGCTGGAAATGATGGGCGTGACGCTGACGCTGATGACGCTGGATGACGAACTGAAAACGCTGCTGGACATGCCGGCGCAATCTTTAGGCTTAACCCAGGTGGAGTGA
- the dhaL gene encoding dihydroxyacetone kinase subunit DhaL, with protein sequence MTEQISTRYGSEIVTGLIETIVSNREYLSEIDGAIGDGDHGINMSKGFAMCGDAIRGRELTLAQAFDAVSDALMEGIGGSMGPLYGSLFMGMAESVRERSVLDKQAFLAMLHGGLSELQDISSAGVGDKCLMDTLIPAVAAFEQAAGRGDDFAAALEKMRIAAERGRDSTRELVAKIGRASRLGERSRGVLDAGAVSCCLLLTRLADEVEQRLNTVAA encoded by the coding sequence ATGACGGAACAAATTTCAACCCGGTACGGCAGTGAGATCGTTACGGGGCTGATAGAAACCATTGTCAGCAACCGCGAATACCTGAGCGAAATCGACGGCGCCATCGGCGACGGTGACCATGGCATTAATATGTCGAAGGGATTCGCGATGTGCGGCGATGCCATTCGCGGCCGCGAGCTCACGCTGGCGCAGGCGTTCGATGCGGTATCGGATGCGCTGATGGAGGGCATCGGCGGTTCGATGGGGCCGCTGTACGGCAGCCTGTTCATGGGCATGGCGGAGAGCGTCCGTGAGCGCAGCGTGCTGGATAAGCAGGCATTTTTGGCGATGTTGCACGGCGGATTGAGCGAACTGCAGGACATCAGCAGCGCGGGCGTGGGCGACAAGTGTCTGATGGATACGCTGATACCGGCGGTGGCGGCGTTTGAGCAGGCGGCCGGGCGCGGTGACGACTTCGCCGCAGCGCTGGAAAAGATGAGGATTGCCGCGGAACGCGGGCGCGATTCCACGCGCGAGCTGGTGGCGAAAATCGGCCGCGCCAGCCGTCTGGGCGAGCGTTCGCGCGGCGTACTGGACGCCGGCGCGGTATCTTGCTGCCTGCTCTTGACTCGATTGGCGGACGAGGTGGAACAACGACTGAATACCGTTGCCGCTTGA